One Microbacterium marinum genomic window carries:
- a CDS encoding uroporphyrinogen-III synthase, with product MNTSAAGSAPKPLKGWRVLVPRGGPWGDSVAAALRAQGATPVIAPLINFAPSEDPTTLEEALRDLAAGAFDWVTLTSSTTVDVLHAYRAEIPATTRVAAVGETTAAALMAVGYRVDLVPDDDNSAAGMASQLIALEPQPTRVLTLRSELAKPVLTRRLAEAGHDVRSVVAYRTVGVPVTEKVAGDVRSGRINAILVTSGSVAEQVHEQFPEIPADTVIAAIGPRTAKDARRTGLGVSVVAKEQSVSGLISAVAQFPLPHAADELAPPTGAIPRIGG from the coding sequence ATGAACACATCTGCTGCGGGTTCCGCACCGAAGCCCCTCAAGGGGTGGCGCGTGCTCGTTCCCCGCGGCGGTCCGTGGGGCGACAGCGTCGCGGCGGCACTGCGTGCCCAGGGTGCGACGCCGGTCATCGCCCCGCTCATCAACTTCGCTCCCTCTGAAGACCCGACCACCCTCGAAGAGGCCCTGCGCGACCTCGCCGCGGGGGCGTTCGACTGGGTGACGCTCACCAGCTCGACCACCGTCGACGTGCTGCACGCCTACCGCGCCGAGATCCCGGCCACCACGCGTGTCGCAGCGGTCGGCGAGACAACTGCTGCCGCCCTGATGGCGGTCGGGTATCGGGTCGACCTCGTTCCCGACGACGACAACTCGGCAGCCGGTATGGCCAGCCAGTTGATCGCCCTCGAACCGCAGCCCACGCGCGTGCTCACGCTCCGCAGTGAGCTCGCCAAGCCGGTGCTGACGCGTCGTCTCGCCGAGGCGGGGCACGATGTCCGCAGCGTGGTGGCGTACCGCACCGTGGGTGTGCCCGTGACCGAGAAGGTCGCCGGCGACGTTCGATCGGGCCGCATCAACGCGATCCTCGTCACCAGTGGCTCGGTCGCCGAGCAGGTGCACGAGCAGTTCCCCGAGATCCCCGCCGACACCGTCATCGCCGCCATCGGTCCGCGCACCGCGAAGGACGCCCGACGCACCGGGCTCGGGGTGAGCGTCGTGGCGAAGGAGCAAAGCGTGTCGGGGCTGATCTCGGCCGTCGCACAGTTCCCGTTGCCTCACGCGGCCGACGAGCTGGCCCCGCCGACGGGCGCGATCCCCCGCATCGGCGGCTGA
- a CDS encoding ABC1 kinase family protein, with translation MSTHRSRYRRIATILEHHGLGLGLGLLGLEKWIPFNKGVLGHARRDEPYTSPEHLRLALEELGPTFIKLGQLLSTRNDLLPAAYLAELVKLQDAAPPEAWEPMKAVIREELGADPEQLFAQFDPQPLAAASIGQAYAATLHDGTQVVVKVRRPGAVAQIHEDLEILQNLAERADKRWDAARQYNLPGIVEEFSRTLRAELDYLQEGRNAERFAADFADSPDVAVPQVFWETTTSRVLTLERMHGIRVDDLPALDAAGIDRNQLARRGADLILTMVFENRFFHADPHPGNLFIQTDGSIALIDFGMVGQLDEEVTEQLSDVLLAFTRGDSNALATALLALSITKNTSDRGELGRSLDVFVSRYLGRPLSDINLSHLLGELLALLRHHHLQLPQQTALLFKVLMMGEALAARLDPEFEMLQALTPFSERIVQRQFSLPALAKRWAQASADAGALLLELPGTLKQLRRVLENGGLEVHLRAAELEPLVGRAERIGNRLIAGMITAALINGIGELVSGNTRWRSREGVMIGAGASVVTALGGYLLWTTRRRR, from the coding sequence ATGAGCACGCATCGGAGCCGGTATCGGCGCATCGCCACCATCCTCGAGCACCACGGACTCGGGCTCGGTCTCGGGCTGCTCGGACTGGAGAAGTGGATTCCCTTCAACAAAGGCGTTCTCGGGCATGCGCGCCGGGACGAGCCCTACACCAGTCCGGAACACCTCCGACTCGCCCTCGAGGAGCTCGGACCGACCTTCATCAAACTCGGCCAGCTGCTGTCCACCCGCAACGACCTGCTGCCCGCCGCTTACCTCGCCGAGTTGGTCAAGCTTCAGGACGCCGCGCCGCCCGAGGCCTGGGAGCCGATGAAGGCGGTGATCCGCGAGGAGCTCGGCGCGGACCCCGAACAGCTCTTCGCACAGTTCGACCCGCAACCGCTGGCCGCCGCGTCGATCGGGCAGGCATACGCCGCGACCCTTCACGACGGCACCCAGGTCGTCGTGAAGGTCCGCCGACCCGGCGCGGTCGCCCAGATCCACGAAGACCTGGAGATCCTGCAGAACCTCGCCGAGCGCGCCGACAAGCGGTGGGATGCCGCCCGCCAGTACAACCTGCCGGGCATCGTCGAGGAGTTCTCCCGCACGCTGCGCGCCGAGCTCGACTATCTGCAGGAGGGCCGGAACGCGGAGCGGTTCGCCGCCGACTTCGCCGACTCACCCGACGTCGCCGTCCCTCAGGTGTTCTGGGAGACGACCACGTCACGCGTGCTGACCCTGGAACGGATGCACGGCATCCGAGTCGACGACCTGCCCGCCCTGGACGCGGCCGGCATCGACCGGAACCAGCTGGCCAGGCGAGGCGCAGACCTCATCCTCACCATGGTGTTCGAGAACCGCTTCTTCCACGCCGACCCGCACCCGGGCAACCTGTTCATCCAAACCGACGGATCCATCGCCCTCATCGACTTCGGCATGGTCGGCCAACTCGACGAAGAGGTCACCGAGCAGCTCTCCGACGTGCTGCTCGCCTTCACCCGCGGAGACTCCAACGCGCTCGCCACCGCCCTGCTCGCGCTCTCGATCACCAAGAACACCTCCGACCGCGGCGAGCTCGGCCGCTCCCTGGACGTCTTCGTGTCGCGGTATCTCGGACGCCCCCTGTCCGACATTAACCTCAGCCACCTGCTCGGAGAGCTGCTCGCCCTGCTGCGACACCACCACCTCCAGCTGCCGCAGCAGACCGCTCTGCTGTTCAAGGTCCTGATGATGGGCGAGGCACTGGCGGCACGGCTCGACCCCGAGTTCGAGATGCTGCAGGCGCTCACCCCCTTCTCGGAGCGGATCGTGCAGCGACAGTTCTCCCTCCCCGCCCTGGCGAAACGCTGGGCACAGGCATCCGCGGATGCCGGAGCACTGCTGCTCGAGCTGCCCGGAACACTCAAGCAGCTCCGGCGGGTGCTGGAGAACGGCGGCCTCGAGGTGCACCTGCGCGCGGCCGAACTGGAACCGCTCGTGGGACGGGCTGAACGGATCGGCAATCGCCTGATCGCCGGCATGATCACCGCCGCCCTGATCAACGGCATCGGCGAACTCGTCAGCGGGAACACGAGATGGCGCTCGCGGGAAGGCGTCATGATCGGCGCCGGCGCGAGCGTGGTCACCGCACTGGGCGGCTACCTGCTCTGGACCACGCGGCGACGGCGATGA
- a CDS encoding F510_1955 family glycosylhydrolase has product MQHHFFLGAPMRPRTPRSFATRRALPALGVFAATVLVVTGCAANPGQSSEPETPLTHVHGIVADPAGEGFLIGTHAGIYPATADGDTGARIGPGFDAMGLTAAGDALLASGHPGPDTPAELGTPHLGIIRSMDRAMTWSPVVFSGEKDFHVLAGTTWNVVYGIATDNPELLTSTDGGVTWQPTGAEVPARNLVVDATERLIASTPDGLQVSTDAGATFTGWTDAPTIALLNTSPDHQRIVGVDTAGTVWVTGAGESEWVEAGTTSLSVQAVAITNAGDVLTVDQTGISPPAPPASTGSEQ; this is encoded by the coding sequence ATGCAACACCACTTCTTCCTCGGCGCACCCATGCGCCCACGCACCCCCCGCTCATTCGCCACCCGCCGCGCACTTCCCGCGCTCGGCGTCTTCGCCGCCACAGTCCTGGTCGTTACCGGCTGCGCAGCGAACCCAGGACAGTCCTCTGAGCCGGAAACACCTCTCACACATGTGCATGGGATCGTCGCCGACCCCGCCGGTGAGGGTTTCCTCATCGGCACACACGCGGGCATCTACCCCGCGACCGCAGACGGTGACACCGGTGCCCGGATCGGTCCGGGTTTTGATGCGATGGGGCTTACCGCCGCCGGGGACGCTCTTCTTGCCTCCGGGCACCCTGGCCCCGACACCCCCGCAGAACTTGGCACCCCTCACCTGGGCATCATCCGAAGCATGGATCGGGCCATGACCTGGTCTCCCGTGGTCTTCTCAGGCGAGAAGGACTTCCACGTACTCGCCGGCACCACCTGGAACGTGGTCTATGGGATCGCCACCGACAACCCTGAACTGCTCACCAGCACCGACGGGGGAGTCACCTGGCAACCCACCGGAGCGGAGGTCCCCGCACGCAACCTCGTCGTGGACGCCACCGAACGGCTCATCGCGTCCACCCCAGACGGGCTGCAAGTGAGCACCGACGCGGGAGCCACCTTCACCGGTTGGACGGACGCTCCCACCATCGCGCTGCTGAACACCTCACCCGACCACCAGCGCATCGTTGGTGTCGACACAGCCGGCACCGTCTGGGTCACTGGCGCCGGCGAGTCGGAATGGGTCGAAGCCGGCACTACCAGCCTGAGCGTGCAGGCAGTCGCGATCACCAACGCGGGAGACGTGCTGACCGTCGACCAGACGGGGATATCTCCTCCCGCCCCACCGGCGTCGACAGGCTCCGAGCAATGA
- a CDS encoding glycosyl hydrolase family 65 protein produces MALGDDELVFAPQLPPNLTRVGFQIRYRGHLVDVMLRDRSLELRVHAGSAPAIHVRVGAVAVPLSAGQTKTFAIGPGTSARDATNREGGLD; encoded by the coding sequence ATGGCCCTCGGTGACGACGAGCTCGTCTTCGCCCCCCAACTGCCGCCGAACCTCACCCGGGTCGGGTTCCAGATCCGATACCGCGGCCACCTCGTCGACGTGATGCTCCGTGACCGCAGCCTGGAGCTTCGCGTGCACGCCGGCTCAGCACCCGCGATCCACGTGCGCGTCGGCGCGGTCGCCGTGCCGCTCTCGGCCGGACAGACCAAGACGTTCGCGATCGGCCCGGGCACCTCGGCCCGCGACGCGACCAACCGCGAAGGAGGCCTCGACTGA
- a CDS encoding IS5 family transposase → MHPSSPTRPFRHLDLRRRPRGCVEPPDHAVGRSRGGLSTKIHQLVDGNGLPLVALLTAGQAGDSPMFLPLMGHLRVARPVGRPRTRPDAVRGDKAYSSRAIRGHLRARGIKAVIPEPSDQQGHRKRRGSRGGRPVGLDAADYKGRNVIERRYCHIKQWRGLATRYDKLAITYRAAVILNAVIAWTRQLSDMP, encoded by the coding sequence ATGCACCCATCCTCCCCCACCCGACCTTTCCGTCACCTCGACCTCCGGCGTCGACCCCGCGGGTGCGTCGAGCCGCCTGATCACGCGGTCGGCCGCTCCCGAGGCGGCCTGTCGACGAAGATCCACCAGCTCGTCGACGGCAACGGGCTCCCGCTGGTCGCGCTGCTGACAGCAGGCCAGGCCGGGGACTCGCCGATGTTCCTGCCGCTGATGGGACACCTGCGTGTCGCCCGTCCCGTCGGCCGGCCCCGCACTCGTCCGGACGCGGTCCGGGGTGACAAGGCGTACTCATCCCGCGCGATCCGCGGGCATCTACGCGCCCGCGGGATCAAGGCCGTGATCCCCGAGCCGTCCGACCAGCAAGGCCACCGCAAGCGCCGCGGCTCACGCGGCGGACGCCCCGTCGGCCTCGACGCCGCCGACTACAAGGGCCGCAACGTCATCGAGCGCCGCTACTGCCACATCAAGCAATGGCGAGGACTCGCCACCCGCTACGACAAACTCGCGATCACCTACCGGGCCGCTGTCATCCTCAACGCCGTCATCGCCTGGACCCGGCAATTGTCAGACATGCCCTAG
- a CDS encoding DUF305 domain-containing protein, whose product MKIRTAATVALTLATALTLAGCAGGGNSTSMPGMDHGGSSSSAPAEAANFNDADVMFAQMMIPHHTQAVEMSDMLLGKDGVDERVTALAEEIKAAQQPEIDQLEQWLDQWGADSSMDGMGDMDHGGGMMTEDDMQALEGANGDDASRLFLEQMTVHHEGAIDMAQDEIDNGQNPDAIEMAQNIVDTQTAEIAEMENILAAL is encoded by the coding sequence ATGAAAATTCGTACAGCGGCCACGGTCGCGCTCACCCTCGCCACGGCTCTCACCCTCGCCGGCTGCGCGGGCGGTGGCAACTCGACGTCCATGCCCGGGATGGATCACGGCGGAAGCTCCTCGTCAGCTCCCGCCGAGGCTGCGAACTTCAACGACGCGGACGTGATGTTCGCGCAGATGATGATCCCGCACCACACGCAGGCTGTGGAGATGTCGGACATGCTCCTCGGCAAGGACGGTGTCGATGAGCGTGTCACCGCGTTGGCCGAAGAGATCAAAGCCGCCCAGCAACCCGAAATCGATCAGCTTGAACAGTGGCTGGATCAGTGGGGCGCGGACTCGTCCATGGACGGCATGGGCGACATGGACCACGGAGGCGGGATGATGACCGAGGACGACATGCAAGCGCTCGAGGGCGCCAACGGAGACGACGCGTCCCGGCTGTTCCTGGAACAGATGACTGTCCACCATGAGGGCGCGATCGACATGGCGCAGGACGAGATCGACAACGGTCAAAACCCCGACGCGATCGAGATGGCGCAGAACATCGTCGACACCCAGACGGCGGAGATCGCAGAGATGGAGAACATCCTCGCGGCACTCTGA
- a CDS encoding phage holin family protein: MSTPRGFRDRRDDSLLSLVGDLPELVRNLITAEINAAKTWAARTGKDAGMVGLWFVLALFVLFWTIPAIGAFTVIGLSAWIPLWVAALILVGLGLVLVAVLALLGLARVKKMSNRENPASAISTDARIVKEVADEF; this comes from the coding sequence ATGAGCACGCCCCGCGGATTCCGCGACCGTCGCGACGACAGTCTGCTGTCGCTGGTCGGTGACCTGCCGGAGCTCGTCCGGAACCTGATCACGGCCGAGATCAATGCGGCCAAGACCTGGGCTGCCCGCACGGGCAAGGACGCCGGCATGGTGGGCCTCTGGTTCGTGCTGGCGCTGTTCGTCCTGTTCTGGACGATCCCCGCCATCGGCGCGTTCACCGTCATCGGACTTTCGGCGTGGATCCCCCTGTGGGTCGCGGCGCTGATCCTCGTCGGGCTCGGGCTGGTGCTGGTTGCGGTCCTGGCGCTGCTGGGTCTCGCCCGCGTGAAGAAGATGTCGAACCGTGAGAATCCCGCGTCGGCCATCTCGACCGACGCCCGCATCGTCAAGGAGGTCGCCGATGAGTTCTGA
- a CDS encoding heavy metal translocating P-type ATPase — protein sequence MTDTKTVTLQVSGMIRATSKNVTEAHLARQPGVLSVDANPVSQTATVTYDAQTTSVAHLQQWVIECGYHCAGQSVPDHVCDPAHEPHEHADHHDHAEHDAHAEHDGYQEHAEHEGRAVSTGHDTPAGHEHPHPAADHADHSAVDAGEHAGHAPATEGGHDHGAQPAGRSAQDVMGHGGHHGGMSMDAMIRDMRNRFLVALILSIPITLWSPIGREVLGFEVPAPFGLRDDVFMLIVSLPVIFYSAWIFFDGAYRALRARTLDMMVLVAVGVGAGWIYSLIITLTGGGEVFYEAATVLATFVLLGHWVEMRARGGANDAIRRLLELAPARAVVLRDGEEVEIPTSEVVPGDLMLIRPGAKVPTDGVVEDGESEIDESMVTGESMPVEKAPGSEVIGATVNTVGTLRVRATKVGADTALAQIVKLVQEAQNSKAPGQRLADRAAFWLVLLALVGGTLTFLVWFLAGADVPMAILFAITVVVITCPDALGLATPTAIMVGTGLGAKRGVLFKNATGIETAAHIDTVVLDKTGTLTKGEPEVTDYIPIGMDDLELLALAAALERESEHPLAKAIVTYAESRNIPRRTASAFRNVTGQGAIATVDGRQVVLGNARLMAAQGIDTGPVVSQQQALADGGRTAIMFAVDGQIAGVIALADAPRDTAKAAIDALHEQGIEVAMLTGDNKPTAERIASLLGIDTVIADVLPEDKSAKIAELQASGKKVAMVGDGVNDAPALAQADLGIAIGAGTDVAIETADVVLMRSDPLDVAIALKIGKGTLRKMRQNLGWAIGYNAAALPIAAGVFYPAFGIMLTPEIAAISMSGSSVIVAVNALLLKRLRLPAQQAPSAPAEASSLAPASTPGGAS from the coding sequence ATGACCGACACCAAGACCGTGACCCTGCAGGTCAGCGGCATGATCCGCGCGACCTCCAAGAACGTCACCGAAGCCCACCTCGCCCGCCAGCCGGGCGTCCTGTCCGTCGACGCGAACCCGGTCTCCCAGACCGCGACCGTCACCTACGACGCGCAGACCACCTCGGTCGCGCACCTGCAGCAGTGGGTGATCGAATGCGGCTACCACTGCGCCGGGCAGTCCGTCCCGGACCACGTCTGCGACCCCGCCCACGAACCCCACGAGCACGCCGACCACCACGACCACGCCGAGCACGATGCCCACGCCGAGCATGACGGCTATCAGGAGCACGCCGAGCACGAGGGACGCGCGGTCTCCACCGGTCATGACACCCCGGCGGGGCACGAGCACCCGCACCCGGCAGCGGACCACGCTGACCACTCCGCAGTGGACGCCGGTGAGCATGCCGGTCACGCTCCGGCCACCGAGGGTGGGCACGATCACGGGGCTCAGCCGGCCGGCCGCAGCGCGCAGGATGTGATGGGCCACGGCGGGCATCACGGCGGCATGTCGATGGACGCGATGATCCGGGACATGCGCAACCGGTTCCTGGTCGCGTTGATCCTGTCGATCCCGATCACCTTGTGGTCCCCGATCGGCCGGGAGGTGCTCGGCTTCGAGGTGCCGGCCCCGTTCGGGCTGCGCGACGACGTGTTCATGCTGATCGTGTCGCTGCCGGTGATCTTCTACTCGGCCTGGATCTTCTTCGACGGCGCCTACCGAGCCCTGCGGGCCCGCACCCTCGACATGATGGTGCTGGTCGCGGTCGGCGTCGGCGCCGGCTGGATCTACAGCCTGATCATCACCCTCACCGGCGGCGGCGAGGTCTTCTACGAGGCGGCGACCGTGCTGGCCACCTTCGTGCTCCTCGGCCACTGGGTCGAGATGCGCGCCAGGGGCGGCGCGAACGACGCCATCCGACGGCTGCTGGAGCTCGCTCCCGCCCGCGCGGTCGTCCTCCGCGACGGCGAGGAGGTCGAAATCCCCACCTCCGAGGTCGTCCCCGGGGACCTCATGCTCATCCGCCCCGGCGCGAAGGTCCCCACCGACGGCGTCGTCGAGGACGGCGAGTCCGAGATCGACGAGTCGATGGTCACTGGCGAGTCCATGCCGGTCGAGAAGGCGCCCGGCTCGGAGGTGATCGGCGCGACCGTGAATACCGTCGGCACCCTCCGGGTGCGCGCCACGAAGGTTGGCGCCGACACGGCGCTGGCGCAGATCGTGAAGCTGGTGCAGGAGGCGCAGAACTCCAAGGCCCCTGGGCAGCGTCTCGCCGACCGGGCCGCGTTCTGGCTCGTCCTGCTCGCCCTCGTCGGAGGCACTCTGACCTTCCTGGTGTGGTTCCTCGCCGGGGCGGATGTGCCGATGGCGATCCTGTTCGCGATCACCGTCGTCGTCATCACCTGCCCCGACGCCCTCGGGCTCGCCACCCCGACCGCGATCATGGTCGGCACCGGCCTGGGCGCCAAGCGTGGTGTCCTGTTCAAGAACGCCACCGGCATCGAGACCGCCGCGCACATCGACACCGTCGTGCTGGACAAGACCGGCACTCTCACCAAGGGCGAGCCCGAGGTCACCGACTACATCCCCATCGGCATGGACGACCTCGAGCTACTCGCCCTCGCCGCGGCGCTCGAGCGGGAGTCGGAGCACCCGCTGGCCAAGGCGATCGTCACCTACGCCGAGAGCCGGAACATCCCGCGTCGCACCGCGTCCGCGTTCCGCAACGTCACCGGGCAGGGCGCGATCGCCACCGTCGACGGAAGGCAGGTGGTGCTCGGCAACGCCCGGCTGATGGCCGCGCAGGGCATCGACACCGGCCCGGTCGTCTCGCAGCAGCAGGCCCTCGCAGACGGCGGCCGCACCGCGATCATGTTCGCCGTCGACGGGCAGATCGCCGGCGTGATCGCCCTCGCCGACGCCCCCCGCGACACCGCGAAAGCCGCGATCGACGCACTCCACGAGCAGGGCATCGAGGTGGCGATGCTCACCGGCGACAACAAGCCCACCGCCGAGCGCATCGCCTCGCTGCTGGGCATCGACACCGTGATCGCCGACGTGCTCCCCGAGGACAAGTCCGCCAAGATCGCCGAGCTCCAGGCATCCGGCAAGAAGGTCGCGATGGTCGGCGACGGCGTCAACGACGCCCCCGCCCTCGCCCAGGCGGACCTCGGCATCGCGATCGGCGCCGGCACCGACGTCGCCATCGAGACCGCAGACGTCGTCCTGATGCGGTCCGACCCGCTCGATGTCGCGATCGCGCTGAAGATCGGGAAGGGCACGCTGCGGAAGATGCGGCAGAACCTCGGCTGGGCCATCGGCTACAACGCCGCCGCCCTCCCCATCGCCGCCGGCGTGTTCTACCCCGCGTTCGGGATCATGCTCACCCCCGAGATCGCCGCCATCAGCATGTCCGGCTCCAGCGTGATCGTCGCCGTCAACGCGCTCCTGCTCAAGCGGCTCCGGCTGCCCGCCCAGCAGGCCCCCTCGGCCCCGGCAGAGGCGAGCAGCCTCGCCCCGGCGTCGACGCCCGGCGGCGCCTCATGA
- a CDS encoding protoporphyrinogen/coproporphyrinogen oxidase gives MTSDAPDLVSHARSSRVVVIGGGMAGLIAALECARVGMAVTVLESGDRFGGLVQAAELDGRLVDTAADGFRSAPGALADLIDELDLRGKVVPARDQDTWVAGAFGVAPLPRASILGIPANPFDDRTRRIVGWAGAWRAYVDRLRPPLTIGKTRSLGALVRARMGSRVADRMVAPLSHGIHGLSPELVDVDRAARGLNAALTRTGSLSGGVAQQLPDDSAADGDRPTRATLRGGMATLVDALVAHLTDLDVDLRLGATATALDSEGQGWAVTSTSGGESSRLPASAVIVATDEAAARRLLAAHVSGLDGAVLSPDDVDVATLLLDEPDLDRSPRGHAVYVVPGSAPAIAVVHASATWPHAAGDPHVVRVTLPASDATDAAVIAEATRAASEMLGVTIAGPRAAHRRRAPRALPGSALAPERDELEARLRAGANLGVVGAWIGGNGLARVVEDAKTEAERVRSELLWGPRAEDAPR, from the coding sequence ATGACCTCCGACGCCCCTGACCTCGTCTCCCACGCGCGCTCCTCCCGCGTCGTGGTGATCGGAGGGGGGATGGCGGGTCTGATCGCCGCGCTCGAGTGCGCTCGGGTGGGGATGGCGGTCACCGTCCTGGAGTCCGGCGATCGATTCGGCGGCCTCGTGCAGGCTGCCGAGTTGGACGGCCGGCTCGTCGACACCGCCGCCGACGGCTTCCGATCGGCACCCGGGGCTCTCGCCGACCTGATCGACGAGCTGGATCTGCGCGGCAAGGTCGTGCCCGCCCGCGACCAGGACACCTGGGTGGCGGGGGCCTTCGGGGTGGCGCCGCTGCCGCGCGCGTCGATCCTCGGCATCCCGGCCAACCCGTTCGACGACCGCACACGTCGCATCGTCGGGTGGGCGGGTGCGTGGCGGGCGTACGTCGATCGCCTCCGCCCGCCGCTGACCATCGGGAAGACGCGCAGCCTCGGCGCCCTGGTGCGGGCGCGGATGGGGTCGCGCGTGGCGGACCGCATGGTGGCCCCGCTCAGCCACGGCATCCACGGCCTGTCGCCGGAGCTGGTCGATGTCGATCGTGCGGCGCGGGGGTTGAACGCCGCTCTCACCCGCACCGGCTCCCTCTCCGGCGGTGTCGCCCAGCAGCTCCCCGACGACTCGGCCGCGGACGGCGATCGCCCGACTCGCGCCACCCTCCGCGGAGGGATGGCGACTCTGGTCGATGCCCTCGTCGCGCACCTGACCGATCTCGACGTCGATCTGCGGCTCGGCGCCACCGCGACCGCGCTCGATTCCGAGGGGCAGGGGTGGGCGGTCACGTCGACGTCCGGTGGCGAGAGCTCCCGACTGCCGGCCTCCGCCGTGATCGTCGCCACGGACGAAGCTGCTGCGCGGCGACTCCTCGCTGCGCACGTCAGCGGTCTGGACGGTGCGGTGCTCTCGCCGGACGACGTCGACGTCGCGACGCTCCTCCTCGACGAGCCGGACCTCGATCGCAGCCCGCGGGGCCACGCCGTCTACGTCGTCCCGGGCTCCGCGCCCGCGATCGCCGTCGTCCACGCGAGCGCGACCTGGCCGCACGCCGCCGGCGACCCGCACGTCGTCCGGGTGACCCTTCCGGCCTCCGACGCGACGGATGCCGCCGTGATCGCCGAGGCGACCCGCGCGGCGTCCGAGATGCTCGGCGTCACCATCGCCGGTCCGCGCGCGGCGCATCGTCGCCGCGCCCCGCGCGCCCTACCCGGATCGGCGCTCGCGCCCGAGCGCGACGAGCTGGAGGCTCGACTTCGCGCCGGGGCCAACCTCGGCGTCGTCGGCGCGTGGATCGGGGGCAATGGGCTGGCCCGCGTCGTCGAGGACGCGAAGACCGAAGCGGAGCGAGTCAGGTCGGAGCTGCTATGGGGTCCGCGCGCCGAGGATGCCCCCCGTTAG
- a CDS encoding type II glyceraldehyde-3-phosphate dehydrogenase yields the protein MNTIRVGVNGYGVIGKRVADAVLLQSDMDLVGVADTATDWRIKSAANRLPVFASTIEAQQAMRGADVPAQGVLDDLLAQCDVVVDTTPKHVAAGNLERYRALGVKAVLQGGESHSTTGHSFVAQANYASAIGRDSTRVVSCNTTSIVRILGATSSMRAGGVWSGLFIARSLSTPVGREEISPSGRRSARLPRW from the coding sequence ATGAACACCATTCGAGTCGGCGTCAACGGCTACGGCGTCATCGGCAAGCGCGTCGCCGACGCGGTCCTGCTGCAGTCGGACATGGACCTGGTCGGCGTCGCGGACACCGCCACCGACTGGCGGATCAAGTCCGCAGCGAACCGCCTGCCCGTGTTCGCCTCCACCATCGAGGCGCAGCAGGCCATGCGGGGCGCCGACGTGCCCGCACAGGGAGTGCTCGACGACCTTCTCGCGCAGTGCGACGTCGTCGTCGACACCACCCCCAAGCATGTGGCAGCGGGAAACCTGGAGCGCTACCGCGCCCTCGGCGTCAAGGCAGTGCTCCAAGGCGGCGAGTCCCACTCCACCACCGGCCACTCCTTCGTCGCCCAAGCCAACTACGCCAGCGCCATCGGCAGGGACAGCACCCGGGTGGTCTCCTGCAACACCACCAGCATCGTGCGGATCCTCGGCGCGACGTCATCGATGCGGGCGGGTGGGGTCTGGTCGGGGCTGTTCATTGCTCGGAGCCTGTCGACGCCGGTGGGGCGGGAGGAGATATCCCCGTCTGGTCGACGGTCAGCACGTCTCCCGCGTTGGTGA
- a CDS encoding DUF6153 family protein — MNIANNVDHSHARARTRTLLTLLTVTTALIVGLLAMHSLGSGQGHDAAPMSHAASMGETHAATASTSEGDTASTECVDCGGGYADMLVMACVLAILALVMLLAPRSAALLRVVRDRAPTVALLAPGRRPTLAAPSLSVLCVSRT, encoded by the coding sequence ATGAACATCGCTAACAACGTGGACCATTCGCATGCGCGCGCCCGCACCCGCACACTGCTCACCCTCCTCACCGTCACAACCGCCCTGATCGTCGGCCTGTTGGCGATGCACTCGCTCGGCTCCGGACAGGGCCACGACGCCGCGCCCATGTCTCATGCTGCCTCGATGGGCGAGACTCACGCGGCAACGGCCAGCACGAGCGAGGGCGACACAGCGTCGACGGAGTGTGTGGACTGTGGCGGAGGGTATGCGGACATGCTGGTCATGGCCTGCGTACTGGCGATTCTCGCTCTGGTGATGCTGCTGGCCCCTCGCAGCGCCGCGCTGCTGCGCGTCGTCCGTGACCGGGCACCGACCGTAGCCCTCTTGGCGCCGGGTCGTCGCCCTACTCTCGCGGCCCCGTCGCTATCTGTCCTCTGCGTCAGCCGTACGTGA